One stretch of Tepiditoga spiralis DNA includes these proteins:
- a CDS encoding elongator complex protein 3: MSREYIIPIFIPHAGCKKRCVFCNEYSATGIKKYPDLNELEKEFNRYSSYFKEKNNVYIAFYGSTFTGIKDELMKFYLNWAQKKINDGLVSGIRFSTSPEEINDKKFEILKDFDISVIEVGVQSFFEDVLKSANRPHDLNDVYNAINVLDKYNVKYGLHLMTGLLNSSYEKDIKSAEIASKTKADFFRIHPSVILKNSTLEIMYKKNTYIPESIDRAVEKVAKMTVILEREGKKVIRMGLCLYGDEINNVVAGPYHQSFGDLVRSHIAKLILTKIKFNELSIPMAYKSNFIGYKKSNKKYLINNISFNDEEKFYLDKKEFDYIELLRKINFDS; the protein is encoded by the coding sequence ATGTCGAGAGAGTATATTATACCAATATTTATTCCACATGCTGGATGTAAGAAACGCTGTGTGTTTTGTAATGAATATTCTGCAACTGGAATAAAAAAATATCCTGATTTAAATGAATTAGAAAAAGAGTTTAATAGATATAGTTCTTATTTTAAAGAAAAAAATAATGTTTATATTGCATTTTATGGATCTACTTTTACTGGAATTAAAGATGAATTAATGAAGTTCTATTTGAATTGGGCACAAAAAAAAATAAATGATGGTTTGGTTTCTGGAATAAGGTTTTCTACTTCTCCAGAAGAGATAAATGATAAGAAGTTTGAAATATTAAAAGATTTTGATATTTCGGTTATTGAGGTTGGTGTTCAATCATTTTTTGAAGACGTTTTAAAGAGTGCAAATAGACCACATGATTTAAATGACGTTTACAATGCAATAAATGTGTTAGATAAATATAATGTTAAGTATGGATTGCATCTCATGACAGGACTTCTAAACTCTTCTTATGAGAAAGATATAAAATCTGCTGAAATAGCTTCAAAAACTAAAGCCGATTTTTTTAGAATTCATCCTTCTGTTATTTTAAAAAATAGTACTCTTGAAATTATGTATAAAAAGAATACATATATTCCCGAATCCATTGATAGGGCGGTTGAAAAAGTAGCGAAAATGACAGTTATACTTGAAAGAGAAGGAAAAAAAGTTATAAGAATGGGACTTTGTTTGTATGGTGATGAAATAAATAATGTTGTTGCAGGACCTTATCATCAAAGTTTTGGTGATTTAGTAAGAAGTCATATAGCAAAATTAATTTTAACTAAAATAAAATTCAATGAATTGTCAATTCCTATGGCGTATAAATCAAATTTTATTGGTTATAAAAAGTCTAACAAGAAATATTTAATAAATAATATAAGTTTTAATGATGAAGAAAAATTTTATTTAGATAAAAAAGAATTTGATTATATTGAATTATTAAGAAAAATCAATTTTGATAGTTAA
- a CDS encoding L,D-transpeptidase family protein — translation MLKKVVKEILVLLFVIISLVSFPNNFSISIVDYDEEKQLVNINLSCKFIPVEKPSVIVFYGDFQKHVDLLKRTNKKYNFFISLKDKPETFFSIFIKGMDVIGNKKIDTFMNFFNTSDFIPKIKFLVVSTIEENGINYHISYEANAKLSYYSFDFDEKNVSSIEELKDEFFKSNEGFHKIHIEFKNRFGFISSIDTKVLKIKNYVFSEKILKPMAKEKKVGFHIVKKGESIYKIADEYKINPGEIVKLNNIKDPSKIYVGQPLIIGRVKYFESPIQLKINMAKNLMKMYYGSTLLKVYPVAVGRSDSTPPGYYKIMYQEKEPALYWYGEYIKPGSIINGIGSRWLQLSEKQYGIHGTTKPWEIGKRISHGCIRMLNKDVEEVEFLCDLGTEVYVEKGEE, via the coding sequence ATGTTGAAAAAAGTAGTAAAAGAGATATTAGTGTTGCTATTTGTAATTATATCTCTAGTAAGTTTTCCAAATAATTTTTCTATTTCAATAGTGGATTATGATGAAGAAAAGCAGTTAGTTAATATAAATTTGAGTTGTAAATTTATACCGGTGGAAAAACCATCGGTAATAGTTTTTTATGGGGATTTTCAAAAGCATGTGGATTTACTAAAAAGAACAAATAAAAAGTATAATTTTTTTATATCTTTAAAAGATAAACCAGAAACTTTTTTTTCCATTTTTATAAAAGGAATGGATGTTATTGGAAATAAAAAAATAGATACGTTTATGAATTTTTTTAATACATCTGATTTTATTCCAAAAATAAAGTTTTTAGTTGTTTCAACTATTGAAGAAAATGGAATTAATTATCATATTTCATATGAGGCAAATGCGAAATTAAGTTATTATAGTTTTGATTTTGATGAGAAAAATGTAAGCTCAATAGAAGAATTAAAAGATGAATTTTTTAAAAGTAATGAAGGATTTCATAAAATACATATAGAGTTTAAAAATAGATTTGGTTTTATAAGTTCAATAGATACTAAAGTTTTAAAAATAAAAAATTATGTTTTTTCAGAAAAAATACTTAAACCTATGGCTAAAGAAAAAAAAGTTGGATTTCATATTGTAAAAAAAGGTGAAAGTATATACAAAATTGCAGATGAATATAAAATAAATCCTGGAGAAATAGTAAAGTTAAATAATATAAAAGACCCTTCAAAAATTTATGTTGGACAACCTTTAATAATTGGAAGAGTTAAATACTTTGAAAGTCCAATCCAACTTAAAATAAATATGGCGAAAAATTTAATGAAAATGTATTATGGAAGTACTTTATTGAAAGTATATCCTGTTGCAGTTGGAAGAAGTGACTCTACTCCACCTGGATATTATAAAATTATGTATCAAGAAAAGGAACCAGCTCTTTATTGGTATGGTGAATATATAAAGCCTGGTTCTATTATAAATGGAATAGGAAGTAGATGGCTTCAACTTTCTGAAAAACAGTATGGTATTCATGGTACGACTAAACCTTGGGAAATAGGTAAAAGAATTTCTCATGGATGTATAAGAATGCTTAATAAAGATGTAGAAGAAGTTGAATTTTTATGTGATTTAGGAACGGAAGTTTATGTAGAAAAAGGTGAAGAGTAA
- the coaBC gene encoding bifunctional phosphopantothenoylcysteine decarboxylase/phosphopantothenate--cysteine ligase CoaBC: protein MNYPYLKNKNVLLGVSSGIALYKAVDLASKLRKLDVGLNIILTPNAEKLIDKTVFSAVGDCNVYTSIKNDVNGGWIPHTSLSADADVFVVAPATTNTIAKLNAGFADNLLTATASAFDKEEKIIVATMNTRMFENKANLRNLKGLEEMGWKIMFPDEGHLACGEVGKGRYPDNENILEFIDGVLAPKDYEGKKVVITAGPTIEPIDPVRSITNRSSGKMGYELARELAARGAEVYLISGPTKLKPPFLVKKFFSVESVDEMFKLTLKFFKEADIAIMAAAVSDYKVKNYSNKKIKKSSENLIIELEKNPDILKELGKIKNNTQITVGFAAETNDVIEYANKKLINKNADIIVSNDVSRKDIGFDSNQNEVVLISKDGEKHVEKSSKRDISVAICNYISSKFSK, encoded by the coding sequence ATGAATTATCCTTATTTAAAAAATAAAAATGTTCTTTTGGGAGTTAGTAGTGGAATAGCTCTTTATAAAGCCGTTGATTTAGCTTCTAAATTAAGAAAATTAGATGTTGGATTAAATATAATATTAACTCCAAATGCTGAAAAATTAATAGATAAAACGGTTTTTTCTGCTGTAGGGGATTGTAATGTTTATACCAGTATAAAAAATGATGTAAATGGTGGATGGATACCTCATACATCACTTTCGGCAGATGCTGATGTGTTTGTTGTAGCTCCTGCAACTACAAATACAATAGCAAAATTAAATGCAGGATTTGCTGATAATCTTTTAACGGCAACTGCTTCTGCATTTGATAAGGAAGAAAAAATAATTGTTGCTACAATGAATACAAGAATGTTTGAAAATAAGGCAAACTTAAGAAACTTAAAAGGATTAGAAGAAATGGGCTGGAAGATAATGTTTCCAGATGAAGGTCACCTTGCATGTGGAGAAGTTGGTAAAGGACGTTATCCAGATAATGAAAATATTTTAGAATTTATAGATGGAGTTCTTGCTCCAAAAGATTATGAAGGGAAAAAGGTTGTAATAACTGCTGGACCTACAATTGAACCAATAGATCCAGTCAGAAGTATTACAAATCGATCAAGTGGAAAAATGGGATATGAACTTGCAAGAGAATTAGCTGCAAGGGGAGCTGAAGTATACTTAATTTCCGGTCCAACAAAGTTAAAACCTCCATTTTTAGTAAAAAAATTTTTTAGTGTTGAATCAGTTGATGAGATGTTTAAATTAACCTTAAAGTTTTTTAAAGAAGCAGACATTGCAATAATGGCAGCTGCTGTTAGTGATTACAAAGTAAAAAACTATTCAAATAAAAAAATAAAAAAAAGTAGTGAGAACCTTATCATTGAATTAGAAAAAAATCCAGATATATTAAAGGAACTTGGAAAGATAAAAAATAATACTCAAATAACAGTAGGTTTTGCAGCAGAAACCAACGATGTTATTGAGTATGCAAATAAAAAATTGATAAATAAAAATGCTGATATAATCGTTTCTAATGATGTATCAAGAAAAGATATAGGTTTTGATAGCAATCAAAATGAAGTTGTTTTGATTTCAAAAGATGGTGAAAAACATGTTGAAAAAAGTAGTAAAAGAGATATTAGTGTTGCTATTTGTAATTATATCTCTAGTAAGTTTTCCAAATAA
- the gltX gene encoding glutamate--tRNA ligase — protein sequence MTRVRFAPSPTGYLHVGGVRTALFNWYYSKKNNGKFILRIEDTDIERSKKEYEDIILNDFKWCGIDYDEGPDKGGEYGPYRQSERFDIYKKYINKLIDEKKAYYAIYSKEDNTQIIKKSYEYPKEYYNKGYSITVNFKVEKNKKIIFDDLIKGKMIFDSNTYNDFVIFRSNGVPMYNFTVVVDDYLMNITHIFRGEDHLSNTPKQIMLYEALNFEKPKFAHIPLIIGEDKSPLSKRHGGTSVAYFKEEGYLPSALINYLAVLGWSTEEQVFDFKDKIDEFDITKVSNKAVVFDYKKLMWINSEHLRNKPLDEIFTHYMNWCSINNIKINASDNYIKEVIDISRQKVSTLKQLHEFSKNFYDEEFNYEEKYLKYTKKDWFKLLISEAIKKLESSEYDIEKIENTMQSLADLKITGKKNTYQSVRGALLGALVTPGLYESIVVLGKRRVIKRLKKILENV from the coding sequence GTGACTAGAGTAAGATTTGCACCGAGCCCAACTGGATATTTACATGTTGGTGGAGTAAGAACTGCTTTATTTAATTGGTATTATTCTAAAAAAAATAATGGCAAATTTATTTTAAGAATAGAAGATACTGATATTGAAAGATCTAAAAAAGAGTATGAAGATATTATATTAAATGATTTTAAGTGGTGTGGAATTGATTATGATGAAGGTCCTGATAAAGGTGGAGAGTATGGACCTTATAGACAAAGTGAAAGATTCGATATTTATAAAAAGTATATTAATAAATTAATAGATGAAAAAAAAGCATATTATGCTATTTATTCTAAAGAAGATAATACACAAATTATAAAAAAAAGTTATGAATATCCAAAGGAGTATTATAATAAAGGATATTCAATAACAGTAAATTTTAAAGTTGAAAAAAATAAAAAAATAATTTTTGATGATTTAATAAAAGGTAAAATGATATTTGATAGTAACACTTATAATGATTTTGTTATTTTTCGATCGAATGGAGTTCCAATGTACAACTTTACAGTAGTTGTAGATGATTATTTGATGAATATAACGCATATATTTAGAGGTGAGGATCATCTTTCTAATACACCAAAACAAATTATGTTGTATGAAGCTCTTAACTTTGAAAAACCAAAATTTGCTCATATTCCTTTAATTATTGGAGAAGATAAGTCTCCTTTATCAAAAAGACATGGTGGAACTTCTGTTGCTTATTTTAAAGAAGAAGGATATTTACCATCAGCTTTAATAAATTATTTGGCTGTTCTTGGTTGGTCTACAGAAGAACAAGTTTTTGATTTTAAAGATAAGATTGATGAGTTTGATATAACTAAAGTTTCAAATAAAGCTGTTGTTTTTGACTATAAAAAATTGATGTGGATAAATTCTGAACATTTAAGAAATAAACCTTTAGATGAAATCTTTACCCATTATATGAATTGGTGTTCAATAAATAATATAAAAATTAATGCTTCTGATAATTATATAAAAGAGGTAATTGATATATCAAGGCAAAAGGTTAGTACTTTAAAACAACTTCATGAATTTTCAAAGAATTTTTATGATGAAGAGTTTAATTATGAAGAAAAATATTTAAAGTATACTAAGAAAGATTGGTTTAAATTACTTATAAGTGAAGCAATAAAAAAACTTGAAAGTTCGGAATATGATATAGAAAAAATAGAAAATACAATGCAAAGCTTAGCTGATTTAAAAATAACTGGTAAAAAAAATACTTATCAATCTGTAAGAGGTGCATTGCTTGGTGCTTTAGTTACGCCAGGACTTTATGAAAGTATAGTTGTTTTGGGAAAAAGGAGAGTTATAAAAAGACTTAAAAAAATTTTAGAAAATGTATGA
- a CDS encoding TIGR00725 family protein translates to MMNVGVIGYSGNKELEPVKSLKKICIEVGKVIAKNNWIMYNGGRDGIMDLVSEGAKKNGGKVIGVMPWEENGNEYLDLEIKTGLDFSMRSFVLLKSVDAVVSIGGEIGTALELVGAYAYKKPLILLKGTGGWTEIAEKILIDGKYLDNRKMIEVKVAKDLNEMEALLKEIEGELSD, encoded by the coding sequence TTGATGAATGTTGGAGTAATAGGCTACTCTGGAAATAAAGAATTAGAACCAGTAAAATCATTAAAGAAAATTTGTATAGAAGTTGGTAAGGTTATAGCAAAGAACAATTGGATTATGTATAATGGCGGTAGAGATGGAATAATGGATTTAGTTTCTGAAGGAGCTAAAAAAAATGGTGGTAAGGTTATAGGGGTTATGCCTTGGGAAGAAAATGGAAATGAGTATCTTGATCTTGAAATAAAAACGGGATTAGATTTTTCTATGCGTTCATTTGTTTTGTTAAAGAGTGTTGATGCTGTTGTTAGTATTGGCGGGGAAATTGGTACAGCATTGGAACTTGTTGGTGCTTATGCTTATAAAAAACCTTTAATTTTGTTAAAAGGAACAGGTGGATGGACAGAAATTGCAGAAAAAATTTTAATAGATGGAAAATATTTAGATAATAGAAAGATGATTGAGGTTAAGGTGGCAAAAGATTTAAATGAAATGGAAGCATTATTAAAAGAAATTGAAGGTGAATTGAGTGACTAG
- the lptB gene encoding LPS export ABC transporter ATP-binding protein — protein sequence MDSIVKCEKIFKRYGKKEVLKNVDFVATSGKVTGLLGPNGAGKTTLFKSILGLVVPNNGQVYLDGEKITHLPIHRRALKGMAYLPQEPSVFRNATVRDNLYMISDLLKIKDKEKKIKNISKEFGIESLLHQLSDSLSGGEKRRLEIARTLLIDPKVILLDEPFVGIDPITVKDIQSIIAKLAKSGISVIITDHNVDELAEVVDDLYVMHKGNVIAHGKPSEVLELKEVKENYLGW from the coding sequence ATGGATTCAATTGTTAAATGCGAAAAAATATTTAAAAGATATGGAAAAAAAGAAGTTTTAAAAAATGTTGATTTTGTAGCTACTTCAGGAAAAGTAACTGGACTTTTGGGGCCAAATGGAGCTGGTAAAACAACACTTTTTAAATCAATATTGGGTTTAGTTGTTCCAAATAATGGACAGGTTTATTTGGATGGAGAAAAAATAACTCATTTACCAATACACAGAAGAGCTCTTAAGGGAATGGCATATCTCCCTCAAGAACCTTCTGTTTTTCGTAATGCTACTGTAAGAGATAATTTGTATATGATATCAGATTTATTAAAAATAAAAGATAAAGAAAAAAAAATAAAAAATATTTCAAAGGAGTTTGGAATAGAGTCTCTTTTACATCAATTATCAGATTCTTTATCTGGTGGTGAAAAGAGAAGACTTGAAATAGCAAGAACTCTTTTAATAGATCCTAAGGTAATTCTTTTAGATGAACCTTTTGTTGGGATAGATCCAATAACAGTAAAAGATATACAAAGTATAATTGCAAAGCTTGCTAAAAGTGGAATTTCAGTTATAATAACAGATCACAATGTAGATGAACTTGCTGAAGTTGTAGATGACTTATATGTTATGCATAAGGGTAATGTTATAGCTCATGGTAAACCTTCTGAAGTTCTTGAGCTTAAGGAAGTTAAAGAAAATTATCTTGGATGGTGA
- a CDS encoding OmpH family outer membrane protein, translating to MKKIVLMSMVLLMGVVMSFSNELKIGFVNLEKVTKSYYKWTDLQDKYKNDMAYYQNKIEKMKEELQTMEKNGASKEDLQKKYQEVQVKVNGYNTAIQKEYTTKSNGLISELKTFIQKYAQDNNYDLILFESSVIFASEKVDITDTILKMVNEEVNTEKNTTENKK from the coding sequence ATGAAAAAAATAGTTTTAATGAGTATGGTTTTATTAATGGGTGTTGTAATGTCGTTTTCAAACGAATTGAAGATTGGTTTTGTAAATCTTGAAAAGGTAACTAAGAGTTATTATAAGTGGACAGATCTTCAAGATAAATATAAAAATGATATGGCATATTATCAAAATAAAATTGAAAAAATGAAAGAAGAATTACAAACTATGGAAAAAAATGGTGCATCAAAAGAAGACTTACAAAAAAAGTATCAAGAAGTTCAAGTAAAAGTAAATGGTTATAATACTGCTATACAAAAAGAATATACTACAAAATCTAATGGTTTAATTTCAGAATTAAAAACTTTTATTCAAAAGTATGCACAAGACAATAATTATGATTTAATTTTATTTGAATCTTCTGTTATATTTGCAAGCGAAAAGGTTGATATAACAGATACTATTTTAAAAATGGTTAATGAAGAAGTAAATACTGAAAAAAATACAACTGAGAATAAAAAATAA
- a CDS encoding DUF4912 domain-containing protein, whose amino-acid sequence MILDENILKILDLEEPSIQELRHISKKLNIKLRRSMKKKTIIKEIQKELRKLEQEGLIHTNKNKNILDFATNTYYDKDSLKNMYVNASLIYVYWSFSKETINVLKNKKEKNFFLRIFENDPLENLIRILETPVDIFKTKKLYINVKPNSTYYSEIGYKEKTTTFVSILTSNKINTPKNYPSHNKDELWLDLKTKNIKTIKSKEYDLIIEKINPIYSINNNAASSSFLWTGYDNI is encoded by the coding sequence TTGATTCTTGATGAAAATATATTAAAGATTCTAGATTTAGAAGAACCAAGCATACAAGAATTAAGACATATATCAAAAAAATTAAATATAAAGTTAAGAAGATCAATGAAGAAAAAAACTATAATAAAAGAAATACAAAAAGAATTAAGAAAATTAGAACAAGAAGGATTAATACATACAAATAAAAATAAAAACATATTAGATTTTGCTACAAACACATACTATGACAAAGATTCATTAAAAAACATGTATGTAAACGCAAGTCTAATATATGTTTATTGGTCTTTTTCTAAAGAAACAATCAATGTTTTAAAAAATAAAAAAGAAAAAAACTTTTTTTTAAGAATTTTTGAAAACGATCCCTTAGAAAATCTAATAAGAATATTAGAAACTCCTGTAGATATATTTAAAACAAAAAAACTTTATATTAATGTAAAACCAAATTCAACATATTACTCAGAAATAGGATACAAAGAAAAAACAACTACTTTTGTATCAATATTAACTTCAAATAAAATTAATACTCCAAAAAATTATCCATCACACAATAAAGATGAATTATGGTTAGACTTAAAAACAAAAAACATTAAAACAATAAAAAGCAAAGAATATGATTTAATAATAGAAAAAATAAATCCAATTTATTCTATAAACAATAATGCTGCCAGTAGCTCTTTTTTATGGACAGGATATGATAATATATGA
- a CDS encoding glycoside hydrolase family 57 protein: MKGKFLLVLHAHLPYIRHPNFDDFMEEHWLFEAINETYIPLLKVFDSLDKKNIDFKLTLSITPPLMEMLVSKNLNKKFLNYMHNLIDLSKKEIEKTKTEDPRKHKMAKYYNKLFNENLKLYLDKFNQNILQGFKEFQEKGYIEMVTCNGTHGFLPTMIEYPAAIRAQIKTGINTYKKYFNEAPNGIWLAECGYFKGLDKYLSEENLKYFFVDSHAFWYSEIPARYNVYRPIITPNNIFAFARDPESSEQIWSADIGYPGDSRYRDFYRDIGFDREYSYIKPYIDKSGIRSNTGIKYYKITDKTLNSNEKDYYDIDESMQAVVQHAKDFVNKKTIQIENMQNFEEEPIIVAPFDAELFGHWWYEGPMFLEKLFEEISKSNLLSTSIPTEIIKSSKKIQILEPAPSTWGKNGYNEVWINDSNDWIYPYLNEMIEKMIKYAKSKSNISKIEERTLNQMARELLLAQSSDWAFIMSTNTTVEYAKNRFQTHVKRFFELEEMIKNKTINEETLSKYEWLDKIFKNMDFRIYRNNEFAI; this comes from the coding sequence ATGAAAGGAAAATTTTTATTAGTACTTCATGCACATCTTCCATATATTAGACATCCAAACTTTGATGACTTTATGGAAGAACATTGGTTATTCGAAGCAATAAATGAAACTTACATACCGCTATTAAAAGTTTTTGATTCTTTAGATAAAAAGAATATAGATTTTAAATTAACTTTAAGCATAACTCCACCTTTAATGGAAATGCTCGTTTCTAAAAACTTAAATAAAAAATTTTTAAATTATATGCACAATTTAATAGATTTAAGCAAAAAAGAAATAGAAAAAACTAAAACTGAAGATCCAAGAAAACACAAAATGGCTAAATATTATAATAAACTATTCAATGAAAATCTAAAACTTTATTTAGATAAATTTAATCAAAATATACTTCAAGGCTTTAAAGAATTTCAAGAAAAAGGTTACATTGAAATGGTAACATGTAATGGAACTCATGGGTTTTTACCAACCATGATAGAATATCCTGCAGCTATACGTGCTCAAATAAAAACTGGAATAAACACTTATAAAAAATATTTCAATGAAGCGCCAAATGGAATTTGGTTAGCTGAATGTGGTTATTTTAAAGGATTAGATAAATATTTATCAGAAGAAAATTTAAAATATTTTTTTGTTGATTCACACGCTTTTTGGTATTCTGAAATTCCAGCAAGATACAATGTTTACAGACCGATAATAACTCCAAATAATATTTTTGCATTTGCAAGAGATCCAGAATCAAGCGAACAAATTTGGAGTGCAGATATTGGGTATCCTGGAGATTCAAGATACAGAGATTTTTATAGAGATATAGGTTTTGACAGAGAATATTCATATATAAAACCATACATAGATAAAAGCGGTATAAGAAGTAACACTGGAATAAAGTATTACAAGATAACAGATAAAACACTTAATTCAAACGAAAAAGATTATTATGATATAGACGAATCAATGCAAGCTGTTGTTCAACATGCAAAAGACTTTGTTAATAAAAAAACAATACAAATAGAAAATATGCAAAACTTTGAAGAAGAGCCCATAATAGTTGCTCCATTTGATGCAGAATTATTTGGTCATTGGTGGTATGAAGGACCTATGTTTTTAGAAAAATTATTTGAAGAAATTTCAAAATCAAATTTATTAAGTACCTCAATACCAACTGAAATAATTAAAAGTTCAAAAAAAATACAAATTTTAGAACCTGCTCCGTCTACTTGGGGAAAAAATGGTTACAATGAAGTTTGGATAAATGATTCTAATGATTGGATCTACCCTTATTTAAATGAAATGATTGAAAAAATGATTAAATATGCAAAAAGCAAAAGTAATATTTCAAAAATAGAAGAAAGAACATTAAATCAAATGGCAAGAGAATTACTACTTGCTCAATCGAGTGATTGGGCTTTTATAATGTCAACAAATACAACAGTTGAATATGCCAAAAACAGATTTCAAACTCATGTAAAAAGATTCTTTGAACTTGAAGAAATGATTAAAAACAAAACTATAAACGAAGAAACACTATCAAAATATGAGTGGTTAGACAAAATCTTTAAAAATATGGACTTTAGGATATACAGAAACAACGAATTCGCAATTTGA
- a CDS encoding 2-oxoacid:acceptor oxidoreductase family protein yields the protein MPEKYFEVRWHGRAGQGAKSASQFLAEAVVEAGKFATSFPEYGAERAGAPMKAFNRIAEVPIRLRNNVQHPDVVLVVDDTLLGNPEITDGLKEEKILVVNTVKTPEEVKKITGFNGKIATIEATNIALEEIGRGIPNTVMIGALVKLTDIVPLDVVKTKINHAFAKKFSKEIVDANMRAVDRGHQEVKING from the coding sequence GTGCCAGAAAAATATTTCGAAGTAAGATGGCATGGAAGAGCTGGTCAAGGAGCAAAATCAGCTTCTCAATTCTTAGCTGAAGCAGTAGTTGAAGCAGGAAAGTTCGCAACTTCATTCCCAGAATATGGAGCAGAAAGAGCTGGTGCTCCTATGAAAGCTTTCAACAGAATAGCTGAAGTACCTATTAGATTAAGAAACAACGTTCAGCATCCTGATGTTGTTTTAGTTGTAGATGACACACTTCTTGGAAATCCAGAAATAACTGATGGATTAAAAGAAGAAAAGATACTCGTTGTCAACACTGTAAAAACACCAGAAGAAGTAAAAAAAATTACAGGTTTTAATGGGAAAATCGCTACAATAGAAGCAACTAACATTGCTTTAGAAGAAATAGGAAGAGGTATACCAAACACAGTTATGATTGGTGCTCTTGTAAAATTAACAGATATTGTTCCACTTGATGTAGTAAAAACTAAAATAAATCATGCTTTTGCAAAGAAATTTTCAAAAGAAATTGTTGATGCAAACATGAGAGCTGTTGATAGAGGACATCAGGAGGTGAAAATCAATGGCTGA
- a CDS encoding 4Fe-4S binding protein, giving the protein MADLKNWKEVPIGGVVDKPASAREYHTGTWRVMRPVVNKDKCINCMQCWLYCPDMAIGGKTSTETKNGMEMTGFDLNYCKGCGTCAAICPVKAIEMKPETEFEK; this is encoded by the coding sequence ATGGCTGACCTTAAAAATTGGAAAGAAGTACCAATCGGTGGTGTTGTTGATAAACCTGCATCAGCAAGAGAATATCACACTGGTACATGGAGAGTAATGAGACCTGTTGTAAATAAAGACAAATGTATAAATTGTATGCAATGTTGGTTATACTGCCCTGATATGGCAATAGGTGGTAAAACATCAACCGAAACTAAAAATGGTATGGAAATGACAGGATTTGACCTTAACTATTGTAAAGGTTGTGGTACTTGTGCTGCAATTTGTCCTGTTAAAGCAATAGAAATGAAACCAGAAACTGAATTTGAAAAGTAA